One Oceanicoccus sagamiensis genomic region harbors:
- a CDS encoding FKBP-type peptidyl-prolyl cis-trans isomerase, with translation MSKVVIVIIAIIIVIFWVQRSASNKKAAAENLAKGREFLESNKAVDGVTVLPSGLQYLVLESGTGAVHPGARDQVKVHYHGTLIDGTVFDSSVERGQPIDFGLHQVIPGWTEGLQLMVVGEKARLFIPAELAYGHRAMGSIGPGSTLIFDVELLGINE, from the coding sequence GTGTCAAAAGTTGTCATTGTTATTATCGCTATTATTATTGTTATCTTCTGGGTGCAGCGCTCAGCGAGTAATAAAAAAGCTGCGGCAGAAAATCTTGCCAAGGGGCGGGAGTTTCTGGAGTCAAACAAGGCGGTCGATGGCGTAACGGTACTGCCATCAGGCTTGCAATATTTAGTCTTGGAATCTGGTACTGGTGCCGTTCACCCCGGTGCCCGAGATCAGGTCAAAGTGCATTACCACGGTACCCTGATCGATGGTACGGTTTTCGATAGTTCGGTAGAGCGTGGCCAGCCGATAGATTTTGGCCTGCATCAGGTTATTCCCGGTTGGACCGAAGGTTTGCAGCTTATGGTGGTGGGTGAAAAGGCGCGTTTATTTATCCCGGCAGAATTGGCCTATGGTCATCGAGCTATGGGCAGTATTGGCCCCGGTTCTACCTTGATCTTTGATGTCGAGTTATTGGGTATTAACGAATGA
- a CDS encoding group II truncated hemoglobin — protein sequence MSDTAGDKAVKRYGEGDTSFQAAGGEAGIRRLADAFYDTMAELPQAKTIHEMHGDNIDILRDKLARFLCGWLGGPKLFREKYGPIQIPKAHSHLDIGLEERDAWLACMERALAQQPYQQDFRDYMLKELFRPADRSRTKD from the coding sequence ATGAGTGATACGGCAGGCGATAAGGCCGTCAAACGTTACGGTGAGGGTGATACCTCTTTTCAAGCGGCGGGGGGTGAAGCCGGTATCCGGCGCTTGGCGGATGCTTTCTACGATACGATGGCCGAGCTGCCACAAGCAAAAACCATCCATGAGATGCATGGTGATAATATCGATATTCTGCGTGACAAGCTGGCGCGATTTTTATGTGGCTGGCTGGGTGGGCCAAAACTGTTCCGGGAAAAGTATGGCCCTATCCAAATCCCCAAAGCTCACAGCCATCTGGATATTGGGCTTGAAGAAAGGGATGCCTGGCTGGCTTGTATGGAGCGGGCTTTAGCGCAGCAGCCTTACCAGCAGGATTTCAGGGATTATATGCTGAAAGAACTATTTAGGCCGGCTGATCGTAGCAGGACAAAAGATTAG